A DNA window from Acetobacter aceti NBRC 14818 contains the following coding sequences:
- a CDS encoding DUF1989 domain-containing protein: MTAFLVKAPKRSSHRINGGDSARKFPVTAGERLEVLGVDGGQAAVVFAQRGILECSSGAETAPAFSSEALSAFLDGDEVSFVVLGAEAAPGEIVSFTVLRDGDIVVDVPAEDMLPESSDAPGRVDVVIYTAPATSRLPASLGPVLQEIHVPAASAVSYRVRKGDYIQIIDVDGRQCSDFLAFDALALEEGRECGLDATATRTVQGNAMPTPGLHAKFLNEHMQPMIEIVQDTVGRHDAFLLACTAKYYDDGGYPGHANCTENFNRVLEVDGIGPRSGWPAINFFFNTQVLECGTIVGEEPWSRPGDYVLLRAERDLVCASSSCADDVTSANGWTPTDIHIRIYDRSNRFPKGVTHRMTPESPPVMTRQSGFHDRLEALGAKFVEYKGFWLPSYFEGYGPVSEYWACRTKACVMDLSALRKFEITGPDAELLLQTAVTRDIRKLAVGQVVYTALCYPHGGMLDDATVFRLASQAFRLVCGDDYCGEWLRKLADERGLHVRIRASTDQLHNLSVQGPESRKILAPLVWTCPTQPDIESLKWFRFTIGRIGGPEGIPVVVSRTGYTGELGYEIWCHPRQASAVWDAIWKAGKPKGMVPLGLEALDWLRIEAGLAFANYEFCPETDPFEAGIGFAVPAAKVEDYVGREALIRRRENPRQSLVGLESHMNDRLDHGDPVYSGRARVGVVTSACSSPVLGKNIALARVDVSVAEIGKELEIGKLDGFQKRIPVKVTSFPAYDPKKTRVRS, translated from the coding sequence ATGACTGCGTTTCTTGTGAAGGCTCCGAAAAGATCTTCCCATCGGATCAACGGTGGAGACAGCGCCCGGAAGTTTCCGGTAACCGCGGGTGAGCGTCTCGAAGTTCTGGGCGTCGATGGGGGGCAGGCAGCTGTCGTGTTTGCTCAACGGGGTATACTGGAATGCTCTTCGGGAGCAGAAACCGCGCCTGCCTTTTCCAGCGAGGCACTGTCCGCGTTTCTGGATGGAGACGAAGTTTCCTTTGTCGTGCTGGGCGCTGAAGCAGCGCCCGGAGAGATTGTCAGTTTCACGGTGCTGCGGGATGGAGACATTGTGGTCGATGTTCCTGCGGAAGATATGCTGCCTGAAAGTTCCGATGCTCCCGGGCGTGTGGATGTAGTGATTTATACGGCCCCTGCCACGTCACGACTGCCTGCTTCACTCGGACCCGTCCTGCAGGAGATCCACGTGCCAGCGGCCTCGGCTGTGAGTTACCGTGTCCGGAAGGGTGACTACATCCAGATCATCGATGTCGATGGTCGGCAATGTTCCGATTTTCTCGCGTTCGATGCACTGGCTCTGGAAGAGGGCAGGGAGTGCGGGCTGGATGCGACAGCCACCCGGACCGTACAGGGAAACGCCATGCCGACACCGGGACTGCATGCGAAGTTTCTGAATGAACACATGCAGCCGATGATTGAGATCGTGCAGGATACGGTGGGCCGCCACGATGCATTCCTTCTGGCCTGCACGGCTAAATATTATGATGATGGTGGCTATCCCGGCCATGCCAACTGCACTGAAAACTTCAACAGGGTGCTTGAAGTGGACGGAATTGGTCCGCGTAGTGGGTGGCCCGCCATCAACTTCTTCTTCAACACGCAGGTTCTCGAATGCGGTACGATCGTGGGCGAGGAGCCGTGGTCCCGGCCCGGCGACTATGTGCTGCTCAGGGCGGAAAGGGATCTCGTCTGTGCCTCTTCATCGTGCGCTGATGATGTGACGTCCGCAAATGGCTGGACGCCCACCGACATTCACATCCGCATTTACGACCGGAGCAACCGTTTTCCGAAGGGGGTGACGCATCGCATGACACCCGAATCTCCACCTGTCATGACACGCCAAAGTGGTTTCCACGATCGCCTTGAAGCGCTCGGCGCGAAATTTGTCGAATATAAAGGCTTCTGGCTGCCATCCTATTTTGAAGGCTACGGTCCGGTTTCCGAATACTGGGCCTGCCGGACAAAAGCCTGCGTAATGGATCTGTCGGCTCTGCGTAAGTTCGAAATCACAGGTCCGGATGCCGAACTGCTGCTCCAGACAGCGGTGACACGCGATATCCGTAAGCTGGCCGTAGGGCAGGTGGTCTATACGGCGTTGTGTTATCCGCATGGAGGCATGCTGGATGATGCAACCGTGTTCCGTCTGGCGTCGCAGGCGTTCCGGCTTGTCTGTGGCGATGATTATTGCGGTGAATGGCTCCGCAAGCTGGCTGATGAGCGAGGACTGCATGTCCGTATTCGTGCATCTACGGACCAGCTGCATAATCTTTCTGTGCAAGGGCCGGAAAGTCGGAAGATTCTGGCTCCACTGGTCTGGACCTGTCCAACACAGCCGGACATCGAATCCCTGAAATGGTTCCGGTTCACCATCGGACGCATCGGTGGGCCGGAAGGCATTCCTGTTGTGGTTTCACGAACCGGCTACACGGGAGAGCTTGGTTATGAAATCTGGTGTCACCCTCGGCAAGCTTCTGCCGTGTGGGATGCGATCTGGAAAGCTGGAAAACCAAAAGGGATGGTGCCTCTCGGGCTGGAGGCTCTCGACTGGCTGCGCATTGAAGCCGGACTGGCTTTTGCCAATTACGAGTTCTGTCCGGAGACGGATCCATTCGAGGCAGGCATTGGTTTTGCCGTGCCTGCAGCCAAGGTCGAGGATTATGTCGGTCGTGAGGCTCTGATTCGGAGACGTGAAAATCCGCGGCAGTCTTTGGTCGGATTGGAAAGTCACATGAACGACAGGCTTGATCATGGAGATCCTGTCTATTCAGGCCGGGCCAGGGTCGGTGTCGTGACAAGCGCATGCAGCTCTCCCGTTCTGGGAAAAAACATTGCGCTCGCACGTGTCGATGTATCGGTGGCGGAAATCGGAAAGGAACTGGAAATTGGAAAACTTGACGGGTTTCAAAAGAGAATACCGGTGAAGGTTACATCTTTTCCGGCTTATGACCCGAAAAAAACAC